The following DNA comes from Octopus sinensis linkage group LG5, ASM634580v1, whole genome shotgun sequence.
ctTTAGAAAAGTAAATCTATGTAATAAGATATAAAAATAGTGGAAGCACAGAATTTTTGAAACAGTTAACAGAATCATGAATGTGTTACTAGTTTGTAGAATTTGGGATTTGTTTCCATGAGTGTTACTAAGCAGTCAATCTCAGAAAGATTAACTTACAACAACATTTAGAGTGTTCTTTCATTTCCACTGAGAAATGGCGAAATACATTGCTGAGTACTCCACTGTCAGGTGTGACATCAACCTGCAGTCTTACTTATAAAGAGTGttgaaagattaaaatatttaagactGACCAATATCCTGCGAGAGTCATAGTGCATcaaaatttgatttttgtttttaaatttgagCTACTTTTAAGatagcttaaaatttttttttaatttaaaaaatgatagcTTTTATTATTTAATGTTGTTGTAACCATAtgaaactttttctttcttttaaattaaaatttgttattTTCACTCATGATTATTCGATACATTAATAAATGTTAGTATTcctaatttatttctaatttagtcCATTTCTAAAATTGAGTTGTATTATTCAGTTatgcataataatttttttatcaaaagagaaatataaataaaaaatatataaacattttgtgGAATTCAAGCCATGTTGATTATAAAACATTAGGAAAgccttgtatataaatatgattactTTAGCTCTTACTTAGGTTAATTGTTATAATATTGTGAttagaggcaaaaaaaaaaaataattcttaagTTTTAACATTTTTGATATAATGTCCTTAAAGAGAATGAGCAATTAAAGTATAGTCGTGGTCTCTTTAATGCCAGTTTTCTGCTGCGTATCTTGAGGTTGGctgaaaattaaaagtaaaaacattTGTTATAGTTACTTTCAAAAAATTTGTTCATTAgaaggtgagaaaaaaaaaatggggggggggcttatttattgttgttggcaCTGTAGTCATTGAAATCACAGATATATGCAAATAGTGAAAATACCCACTGCAAGATGACAGAGCGCCACACAACTTCTGAAaacattgtatatctatatatgttggcAAGCTGTGATTGAACTGATGTATCATCAGAGGTGTCCCAACCATGACTAACTCTtttattgtgtatatttaaataaaataaataaatgcgcccttttaaagcctagccaggctcatgggcccggtttcctggtttcactggcatatgtgttccccagctggacagggtgccagtccatcacaacgttattcaattttgccagctgagtgaactggagcaacgtgaaatgaaatgttttgctcaagaacacaacgtgtcgcccagtccaggaatcgaaaccacaatcttacgatcatgatgctgacaccctaaccaccaggccacgtGCCTTTTAAtgcagcggttctcaaccgcAGTCCGAATGGACCTTTGAggaccatataagatttttgaggGTCCATGGATACAATCTAGTAAATTGGGGGGTCAACAGAAATTTTTCAGGGGCCATGAAAAAACTGTGCTTCAGACCAGTAAAGTTTATATGCAATGAATTAGTTATATGtccaaaatatacaaaatctgaacaatttttatacagtttttaatatttaattataaaaaatacaataggattttaaaaaatattaaatggctatgagggtccttCTGAgcgaaataggaatcaaaggggtccatatataaaaaatggttgagaacctctggtctaatgcttttgcttttttaagacagtagtttGTTTTCTAAATGGGATTTGGCAGCCATTTCTAGCAAGATTAATGATCACATAGGAGCTCCCTCATTGTGTTATATCTGGAGCAAGTCAACCTGATGACTTATCCTTCAAGAGAATTTGAATTATTTACACCATTCTTATaatgcctcttttttttttatggttgtgATCTCTGACTCTTCATGATGGGAATTTACAGGTTGGCAAACCAGAGCACTGAGGACGCAGgacacaaaatattttctatttagttGACTGACCGACTACATCTCAAGAACTAATCAACCATGGTAGCTTGCCTTGAAATTTGTTTCGTTTTGATGAcataagaaaggaagagaagaaaacagTTTAATATCTTGGAATTTCTCTAAGAAATTAATTGATAAGAGAGATAATTGTTATCTTGTTACACAGGATTATTGAAAATCTGAACAGTGTAAAAAGGTAAAGAccaccttcagtcatgaatgaccatgggattgctcctagaaaattcccctctgaggcacaagtccaggcaaggttctttatggaagatcagcagtcacccatgcatatcagcctctcctctgcacgccactgatgttatccaagggaatggcaaagACTGACatagcttggcaccaatgacgttgcaactgatttctacagctgagtgaactggagcaatgtgaaataaagtgtcttgctcaagaacacaacacacagcctggtctgggaattgaactcactatctcatgattgtgtttGAACTTGTTAAAAACTCACTTGTTAAATAATGGATTTACAGCTGAGGCAACACCAGGATCTGCACCTTGATGTTCCACCCGTCGCAGTGTGTCCCCTTCAAATGTCATGTTGATTTCACCAAGGTCCCGCTCGGCTTCATCAGGTGGCACATACATATTTAGTGACTGAAAAGAGAGGAATACAAATCAACTGTAAATGTTTAAGctttaatttaagaaaaatacTTTTAACCTTTTCAAAAATGAAGCAAAGATTATAGAACTAATTACCTCTGCCTCAGTgaaagcagaggtattgttttcagtcgtatttgtttgtttctttgtccatctcaagaactgctggattgattcgaatgaaactttcagggatgtttgtaccccgctagcatggacgccactcatcgaatttgatttgttGTAAAATCGTCACTCAAAATGAAATCTTAttcaagccatgctagcatggaaaatcagATGTTAAACAAATGCATGATATGTTTGTGTCACCTTGTCTTGACtttgcatgattgttgtaaataagcatcactgCCATATAAGtggtgttattcatttccagttaCTTTGCaaggaaacaggtaaaggttagTGATAGGAAAGACTATTTaaattattcttatttcattgatctcatAAGATTAAAAGAgatcaaccttgatggaattcaAGCTCAGTAAAAGAATGCAAATAAACATCATTTTTTGTGTTTGATGCTCTACACTATCTTTATCCATAACATTACACATGAAGAATGGATGGGGCCAAAGATCCTGCGTTTTGCATCCAGAGTAAGGATCCAATACTATAACAGCTTAGGATTCAAAGGTTCCAACTTTTCAGTACCTTTCAAAAAAGCCTCAGAGATCTACAAAGAGTAGATATGGATGTGTTCCAAGAACGTTTAGACAAATTTTATCTGAGGTACCTCTAACCCTTTATTCTCTGACATGAGTTCCCCTTCtgaaatggtggtgctccagtatggccatagccCCTGGCAGAACCCaaggtaagaaaagaaaaaggaagaaactaCGACGTAAAAATGCACCTATTTATAGCATTGGGCATTATATAGGTGGAGAATTAAAATCCTtgatacaacaaaaaaaaaaaaaaatcaatcaaaaatcttgttttgcaagatttcttaAATCTAGAATTTAATAAAGGCCAAAAAAAAGTAGATACAAACACATAGCTGAATAGAATaaactagacagatagataaaataaataaaccaaactATTTTCCTAAAATAGTCTATAAACATCAAACAAGTTGAACTGGTTTTTCAACTGTAATAAATGGCTTAAGAAATGAATCAACAAGACCAACATTACAACATGATATTGTGACTTCTCTGAAAGAAAAGCTAACAGGTTTCTTCTGTATTGGTATAGCCTAATTAAGTAGATCTCATTCTTGGGCTGTAGAAAACTGGATCAGTAATTTAGGTTAGAATTACTTTAGCTTTAGTGTTGATTTAAAGCAACTTAATTACCAACAAGAACTCAATATTTGATGGTATTTTTTGTGGCAGACTCTGCTTAGTACTCATACCCTAAAATTTAGCTTCTAAGCTTGCCATTTCAAAAtcttatctctttttttctcctcccccatcttttacatttttcagtaattagactggcTGTGTTGGGgccctgccttgaagaattttcattgAATGAAGTTACCCCaatacttgtttatgtattctatcagtctcttttgccaaagcgctaagttacagggatataaacacaccagcacgagttgtcaagtgttgatgggggagaaacacacacacacacacacctgtatatatgatgggcttctttcagtttctgtctaccaaatccactagcaaggcattggttggcccgaggccatagtagaaaacttgtccaaggtgggaatgaacttggaaccatttggttaggaagcaaacttcttaccacacagccatgcccgcacctTTGATTTACTTCATGAACATTACAGAGTATACGTACAAGTAAAATTTCTTGAACTTTAGATAGGAATAAGTATTTTTGATATGTATTAGTGTGTTTTGAGATACTAGTATCAATACTTTAATACTCTATAGCAGCTACATACTCTTAGACAGGACTCATatagcttctgagttcaaattctgctgaggttactGTAGCCCGTTATAGTGCACCCATTCTGAAATGAACACAAGTGGAGATTGACCAACTCGATATCACTACTCAaagagatgatgacaatgaatgtATAACATGCAGTGGTGACCTTGTCTTACACATGttcaccttgcctttcatccttctgggggtcAATAACTcatccacttgcatgttaatttcacaagcaggctgttccattgattggataaactggaaccctcgtcattttCCATGGGTTGAaatgggttggataatttgaaAGGATCCATCAAACCACAGGGATATTGTCAAACTCCAATGTccgttttgatatggtttctgtggctggatgcccttcctaccaccaaccactttacaatgtgtgtgtgcatggcttaATGTGTGTGTCGATGTTTAAATAGCCTATGCTTGTCACTGCCAGATTAAAGGGTGGGGGCTGATATTAACTTCCCTTGTTCACATTATGACAGATTGCTCTGCACTTTCAAAGACCTGTGGAATAAAAATATCTCCTTCTAGAAAAACTggtaagggttggtgataggaagagcacccACTTGTAAAATCCTATCTCAAATAAATCTCCATCTAAACCCATGCCTGGGAAAATGGACAACATTAAAATACAAGAACAAatggaatgtaaatatgtaattcTTGCATAAtatctaaataacaacaaaaacaattaaaaaaaaagatgaagtgaATATGTGTATTTACTTGTGTTTCAAAATCTTTTAAGAAGTTTGGTGGTTCCACAAAATCTGTTGGTTCACTTGCCAGATGATGTATTCGATATTGGTTCAAATATTTAGTATACctgcaaataattagaaattacTAGAGTTTTTTTGTCTAAATGTTATGAGTGATGTTTCTGTATTTGTCAAgataatcagtttttttttaaagaacaaacctatcaatttttttatctaatttttttatttatttaacattatgAATGCACCGACAGATGCACTTTCAGacacatatagttatacacaaacattttttcCAACTTCTCTTCTGATCTTTCCTACTTTCTGAAGGAACATTGTTGCCCAGTATTGAAAGTATTTCATAATCCATTCATCTTTTATAATTGCACCATCTTTCATAATTATTCAGTGTGTTATTCAGTATGTAATTGGTTTGATTTCTAGAGAAAAAGAATTTGTCTCTTCATGAATAAACCACAAAAGTAACCCACAATGATGAATTGTACCTCCTGatatactggcttcaaattttcgcacaaggccagcagtttcaaggGAGTGTGTAAAGTGATTATATGaaaccccagtaatcaactggtacttattttattgaccttgaaaggatgacaggcaaagtcaactttgatggaatttgaacccacaacataaagacagatggacTACTGTcaagaattttgcctggcatgctaatgattctgcctgctcactgtcttgtacattatcatcatcactgtcatcatttaacatccactttacatcatcatcatcatcatcattattattattattattattattattattattattattattattattattattattattattattaaggtggcgagctggcagaattgttagcacaccaggcaaaatgcttagtggtatttcgtctgccactacgttctgagttcaaattctgctggggtcaactttgtctttcatcctttcagggttgatgaattaaggatcagtgaaacactaggatcaatgtaattgactagtcccctcccaccaaatttcaggtcttgtgcctttagtagaaaagattattattgttattattttatctgtGCATGCCATACTGAAGTGATGATATTTTATCTGtgctccataccgaagtgatgaTATCGCCCACATATTAACtgcttagattattattattattattattattattattattattattattattattaacattatattattgtattttaaaaggatcgacgtaactcttcacaaaggtaaacagacaAGAGGAAGAGTGCAATGCAattgcattaaatattttattggttgaacaatatttcgacagcaatcctgtctttgtcaagttcaaaataaacagtgataaaaattcaaaattatagaaattcaaatctaaaGTATGAATGAGAGCAACCAGTATCCACATGTTGATGGAATGGCATCATTAGTTTTTATGTTTCAAAGAAGaatattttgtgtaaatttgatgatattctcctgtcattttattcattcccttAGGGTGTGATGTTAATTACTCACAagcatatttctcctcatgcatttttgAGTATTGAAATGgcagcagattcagaatattttctgagaatatgcactttcaagttttcatcaaaattgcagccaTTTGAAGCAAAATTTTAAGCAAGTTCTGTCAAACTACTGTAATTGTGCCTGACATCATAACTGTGCCCATTAAatctttgtttaattgttctgttgtacaaccaacataaatcagaGCAATTAAATAGATATgatgtcaggcacaataacagaaCTTGCCAAACATTTTGTCATTCCATCAATGTGTGGACACTGGTTGCTCTAGTTGATATTTTAGATttgaatttcaataattttgaatttttatcactttattttgaacttgacaaagacaggcttgctgtcaaaatattgttccaccaataaaatatttaatgcagtTGCATCACACTCTTCatcttgtatattattattattattattgagtgagagagcagtgcatgccatcaaagtgacacgggtaaaatatacgaagcccagtatacccatcatgactacccgtctgataagggtacaccaggcacatgcatcacaaccatatgtgcacgacatggtgatctcatatcaagataaacagcacatgaccttgcaggtggggcccagttagaattttcttctggtcgagtaacccatcctgctcaaaaggtccctgaataagagttgtttaaggatgttgaacgaaacaaccatgtttccagaggtgaattattaaaaccccaaaagaatccctctcaacacatggctataatgctcccccactactgctcgtgatcagaaatgcacatatcgtcagccactaagggacatactcaactggttaaggtcaaacaactgacaagcaaatctgtggtattgagcagaatatttgctgtagcccatcttttataccaagacaaaacaatgtacatgataacacttccaatcagttaagatcagaagccatgagaaccactgcctggtacttattattattgttattattattatcattgaaatggcaagccagcagaatcattagcacatcagacaaaattcgtagtggcatttcttctggctttttacgttctgagttcaaattccaccaaggttgactttccctttcatgctttcaggagtgataaaataagtaccagataagcactggaaacaatgtaatcatcttattccctcccttaaaattgctggacttgtccCTTTAGTAgagagggttattattattattattattcagtagttttatttttatagcgtgctttcacttcactaccgagcgcagctctgtgtgccttgggtatgtgctgtggtttgttgtgatgctctgatggttattgtatggaaagtgttctgcgtaggatgtgtgcagtgcctagtagtgcaattttctgtatgttatatgtgtttgtaagtcctgatgtttttgttatgtatttgtctgaatatttttttaccatgcctaaggcacctactatgataggaattgtttctgtttttagattccacattctggttacctctatttccaggtctttgtattttgaaagtttctccatttcttttagagacacgttgtcatctgctggtattgatacatcaattagaaagcattttttttcttcatgatctctgacaactatatctggtctgttggccttaatttctctatctgtgtgtatcggcatatcccagagtatggttgctttctcgttttctgtgaccttttctggtgtgtgcctataccatcttttttctgttgttattccataatgttggcatagcttccagtgtatgtaggttccaaatctgtcatgtctgtgaatatattccttcttagccaggactgggcagccagagataatatgatttattgtttcttgtccatctccacatattctgcagttacttgttatatttcttttcattacatgtttttggtaattattattattattattattattattattattattattattattattctgtttgacttttgctttatatttgtacaagttggctccaagtctcacccagagacctcaagagacaacaaattggaagttcatgttggtgttatgcctagggtgccatttatttggttttatacttagtgttgtactagtgagtgtctaaaaaaaacatacgaaaattatgtttgttttaaaacttgagattacatagaaagtattttgcgtaggatatgagcagttccctatcttttgaatttctgccatttttggatttcctggtatctgagttaggtagcaatcagccccttttgctattgttcccagggcacctatgataacaggtattgttttagtcttgaggttccacattttgctgatttctatttcaagatctttatatttgctcagtttttgaattattattattattattattttattattattattctgtttgacttttgctttatatttgtacaagttggctccaagtctcacccagagacctcaagagacaacaaattggaagttcatgttggtgttatgcctagggtgccatttatttggttttatacttagtgttgtactagtgagtgtctaaaaaaaacatacgaaaattatgtttgttttaaaacttgagattacatagaaagtattttgcgtaggatatgagcagttccctatcttttgaatttctgccatttttggatttcctggtatctgagttaggtagcaatcagccccttttgctattgttcccagggcacctatgataacaggtattgttttagtcttgaggttccacattttgctgatttctatttcaagatctttatatttgctcagtttttgaattattattattattattattattattattattagctgtatttcgtctgccgctatgtgctgagttcaaattcggccaaggttgactttgcctttcatcctttcggggttaattaaataagtaccagttacgcactacgGTCaagataatcgacttaatccgtttgtctgtcattgtcctctctgtgtttagctccttgtgggtagtaaagaaataggtatttcgtctgccgctacgttctgagttcaaattccgccgaggtcgactttgcctttcatcctttcagggtcgattaaataagtaccagttacacactggggtcgatataatcgacttaatccagttgactgtccttgtttgtcctctccgtgtttagccccttgtgggcagtaaacaaataagaaatggtaaagatcatcattaccatttaatatctgtttttcatGCCAGCATAAGTTTGATAGTTTCACAGAAACTGGCATGTCAGAAAACTGCACTAATCCTTGCTGTCTATCTTAGCattgtttctattgctggatgcctttcctaatggtAACCACTTAAGAGAGTGTACAGAATAtacagagtgctttttatgtggaatcaGCAGAAGTAACTAGCCGGACAAAATCCTGCAACTAAGGTGGAGGTGGGTAGAAATGAAGGACAGAAAAAAGGAGTCTTGCATTAGAGGTGAGACATTCCTGCTTCAGGTAGAATGAGATTAGAAAGAGTGGGGAAGAGTGAAAaaaagaagatggtggtgatggtgtgtgggCCGGAGATGGAAAGGGTGAGTTCATGAGATTGTGAAAGGAAAGTGGTAGATGGAAGTAAGTGTAATGAGTGGGCACATGTAGAGGGCGGGCGTGTTGGGAAGATATGTTGTGGGGAGGTAGGTATGTGAGAGAGACTAGGGGAAATGCAGTGATTGATGAGCATGGCGGCGGGGGGAAAGGTGTGTTGAGGAGATGAGTCATGGGGAGAGTTTCTCAGAGTGTGGGGTACATATTGtgtatggaattttttttttttatcaggcttagagaattgaaagaaaagagagaagaagaaaagaaaaaaagttggatttgagctcagaatgtagagaAACATCCAGAAAGCACAAGATATACTGTACATCATTCTGACCTctgagaaatattaataaaagaaaaaatgaactaGCTGAAGGATAAATTTCTGATATAGCTGTATAATGTCTCAAGTAGTGTAATagtgtgttatctctatatatataaagctgaagttgtctgtgtatggcaggtttggtagcttcaACTAActcggtgcaagttgaccaaaattga
Coding sequences within:
- the LOC118763608 gene encoding uncharacterized protein LOC118763608, with the translated sequence MKTKSFVWWMDDPWAALVALAAIIILLCLIGIIVVLFTWSRYTKYLNQYRIHHLASEPTDFVEPPNFLKDFETQSLNMYVPPDEAERDLGEINMTFEGDTLRRVEHQGADPGVASAVNPLFNNQPQDTQQKTGIKETTTIL